The Desulfobacterales bacterium genome includes a region encoding these proteins:
- a CDS encoding beta-galactosidase, protein MKVKFIGIFYLLIFLIIISTSSYGSLYDGKPYKVEVDKKGFKIDGDYKLLRGGSIQWFRLPEDVWKDRLKRFKAAGFNTVDMYVAWNVVEKEEGKFNFTNPDIKKFLDYCTELGLYVYLRPGPYICNEFEGGGLPAWLFAKTTKKSLDKDGKPNLRTNDPDYLEYVERYLDNLNSVIKPYTAAYGGPIILYSIENEYNWFEIFHEVDKLFWYDGGMERPWNHGKPTKAYLKALRDIITADGIDLPITSCPGDGKTTGMGDVPGIIPMPNVYIGMGGEMPEKIGYDLLNDMHNIFNHGGAYINYPTGVTETERNASRIKRMFMGGMDAVFAFNIAGMFQHGRYNSVVLNKDMGNSFDFSNVESILNGFVSPEIGYFHNVVDYDGAISPSGNHREKYYEFKRDNSFFNSVESYLAPCVNALRSGKGFSGIDKRLVIENENLGVKENNAMVHYWFDTGAGSYFIGIVNESGEPQLINKDGIYSNKITYPKYSSFTVPIGNNAGDGQFDQGDTSYSMILVQGYPIDGIGKINYTTSQLLTSRKFNNDNLIVVYGEKGYDGELSIDTLKGKVEILSKDTGISIDEQTETGLTVTYTYEPHRFAVFKTSDGKILRLIITTSQEAGRFWFLKGNDVDVMITGIDYIDSDSVDIKTDLFSFAVDYDETDRPLIIMAPFDFQPINAAVQTKAYDLITQTAYFQKPTNISIPQLPDALSTGKCFSDNSEANIEYDDSSWEKWKGEPSELEKHGIYQGYAWYRAELDLKSKPLFWDKTHLYIKQASDIIGIYVNGNYLTTLMPLGTEIDGESWNSKYKFPALRPYLKKGKNIIAFKTEIWGHGSFMWPRGILIGTRAQLPALGVDSVKGLLGKAKVGDTPLENWSIRANLGGEVSNYHSSSFDDSSWKTSSIPLNLKKGEVLWYRTTFDTDLLPNEDTIHSPVVLALKGEKTKATIYLNGEIIGRWLSGDGWIGRGFWGKATRTMWMNTDPDHFPIPKETLNKNNQPNILAIVFEDASNAGEDAGRVDKVYLEYSKENKAFQNGESVMISSIKGRQFLSFKKK, encoded by the coding sequence ATGAAGGTTAAATTTATTGGTATTTTTTATTTGCTAATATTTTTAATAATTATATCAACATCATCTTATGGCTCGTTATACGATGGAAAGCCTTATAAAGTTGAAGTAGATAAAAAAGGTTTTAAAATAGACGGGGATTATAAACTTCTTAGGGGTGGCTCTATTCAATGGTTTAGACTTCCTGAAGATGTCTGGAAAGACCGGTTAAAAAGATTTAAAGCCGCTGGATTTAATACTGTAGATATGTACGTTGCATGGAATGTGGTTGAAAAAGAAGAAGGGAAATTTAATTTTACAAACCCTGATATTAAAAAGTTTTTAGATTATTGTACAGAACTTGGTTTATATGTTTATTTACGACCAGGTCCTTATATTTGTAATGAATTTGAAGGAGGAGGCCTTCCTGCATGGCTTTTCGCAAAAACCACAAAAAAAAGTCTTGATAAAGACGGAAAGCCTAATCTTAGAACAAATGATCCAGACTATCTTGAATATGTTGAAAGATACTTAGATAATCTAAATTCGGTAATAAAGCCTTATACTGCCGCTTATGGAGGGCCTATCATACTTTACAGCATTGAAAATGAATATAACTGGTTCGAAATATTTCACGAAGTCGATAAATTGTTTTGGTATGATGGCGGCATGGAAAGGCCTTGGAATCATGGAAAACCGACTAAGGCTTATTTAAAAGCTTTAAGAGATATAATAACAGCCGACGGAATTGATTTGCCTATAACTTCCTGCCCTGGTGACGGCAAGACAACAGGAATGGGAGATGTACCAGGAATAATACCTATGCCTAACGTCTATATCGGTATGGGAGGAGAAATGCCTGAAAAAATCGGATATGACTTACTAAATGATATGCATAATATTTTTAACCATGGGGGTGCTTATATCAATTATCCGACTGGAGTTACTGAAACAGAAAGAAACGCTTCAAGGATAAAAAGAATGTTCATGGGAGGTATGGATGCTGTTTTTGCCTTTAATATTGCCGGTATGTTTCAGCATGGGCGCTACAATTCGGTTGTTTTAAATAAAGATATGGGCAATTCATTTGATTTTTCAAATGTCGAAAGTATCCTTAATGGGTTTGTTTCTCCAGAAATCGGATATTTCCATAATGTTGTTGATTATGATGGCGCTATAAGCCCTTCAGGAAATCATAGGGAAAAATATTATGAATTTAAAAGAGATAATTCGTTTTTTAACTCAGTTGAATCTTATTTGGCTCCATGCGTTAATGCTTTAAGAAGCGGAAAAGGATTCAGTGGAATAGATAAACGACTTGTTATTGAAAATGAAAACCTCGGAGTAAAAGAAAATAACGCGATGGTTCATTATTGGTTTGATACAGGAGCAGGGAGTTACTTTATAGGAATCGTGAATGAATCAGGAGAACCTCAATTAATAAATAAAGACGGTATTTATTCTAATAAAATAACTTATCCAAAATACAGTTCTTTTACTGTTCCGATCGGCAATAATGCTGGAGATGGACAGTTTGATCAAGGTGATACAAGTTATTCTATGATTTTAGTTCAAGGCTATCCCATTGATGGAATTGGAAAAATTAACTATACTACAAGTCAGCTTCTTACTTCGAGAAAATTTAACAACGATAACTTGATAGTTGTATATGGAGAAAAAGGCTATGATGGAGAGCTTTCTATTGATACTTTAAAAGGAAAAGTAGAAATTTTATCCAAAGATACTGGGATTAGTATAGACGAGCAGACAGAGACGGGTTTAACTGTTACTTATACTTATGAACCCCATCGTTTTGCTGTTTTTAAAACAAGCGATGGAAAAATATTACGACTTATAATTACAACATCTCAAGAGGCTGGCAGATTTTGGTTTCTTAAAGGAAATGATGTGGATGTAATGATCACAGGAATTGACTATATTGATTCAGATTCAGTAGATATTAAAACTGATCTTTTTAGTTTTGCTGTTGATTATGATGAAACAGATAGACCTCTAATTATAATGGCTCCATTTGATTTTCAACCGATAAATGCAGCGGTTCAAACAAAAGCCTATGACTTAATTACACAAACAGCTTATTTTCAAAAACCTACAAATATATCAATCCCTCAATTACCTGATGCATTATCTACAGGTAAATGCTTTTCAGATAATTCTGAAGCAAATATTGAATATGATGACAGTTCATGGGAAAAATGGAAAGGTGAGCCTTCAGAGCTTGAAAAGCATGGGATTTATCAAGGATACGCATGGTATAGGGCTGAATTAGATTTAAAAAGTAAGCCGCTTTTTTGGGATAAAACTCATTTATACATAAAACAAGCAAGTGATATAATCGGAATATATGTTAATGGAAATTATTTAACAACTTTAATGCCTTTAGGTACAGAAATAGATGGAGAAAGCTGGAATAGTAAATATAAATTCCCAGCTTTAAGACCTTATTTAAAAAAAGGAAAAAATATAATTGCTTTTAAGACTGAAATTTGGGGACACGGAAGTTTTATGTGGCCTCGCGGTATATTAATCGGTACAAGAGCACAACTTCCAGCGCTTGGAGTTGATAGTGTTAAAGGACTTTTAGGTAAAGCAAAAGTAGGAGATACGCCCCTTGAAAACTGGTCAATCCGCGCAAATCTTGGGGGAGAAGTATCAAACTATCATTCATCCAGTTTTGATGACTCTTCATGGAAAACATCATCTATACCTTTAAATCTTAAAAAAGGAGAAGTTCTTTGGTATAGAACAACTTTTGATACGGATTTGCTGCCAAATGAGGATACTATTCATTCTCCAGTTGTACTTGCCCTTAAGGGCGAAAAAACAAAGGCTACAATTTATTTAAACGGAGAAATAATAGGAAGATGGCTTAGCGGAGACGGATGGATAGGAAGAGGTTTTTGGGGAAAGGCTACAAGAACAATGTGGATGAATACAGATCCAGATCATTTTCCTATACCAAAAGAAACTTTAAATAAAAACAATCAACCTAATATTCTTGCTATTGTTTTTGAGGATGCTTCTAACGCAGGAGAAGACGCTGGCAGAGTTGATAAAGTATATTTAGAATATAGCAAAGAAAATAAGGCTTTTCAAAATGGAGAATCTGTAATGATATCGTCTATAAAAGGACGTCAATTTTTAAGTTTTAAAAAAAAGTAG